A part of Thermoflexus hugenholtzii JAD2 genomic DNA contains:
- a CDS encoding UDP-N-acetylmuramoyl-L-alanyl-D-glutamate--2,6-diaminopimelate ligase: MAPQTLSQLLQTLPFPYRHTGGDPRIQDVVTDSRQVRPGALFVAYRGLQHDKHAFIPDALARGAVAVVGERPRETLPLPEDVAYVEVPSGREALAWLCAAFHDFPSRRLILIGVTGTDGKTTTVNLIHSILTAAGVRAGMISTVNAVIGDRVYETGLHTTTPEAPEVQRYLREMVEAGLTHAVLETTSEGLAQHRVTACDFDVAVLTNLTHEHLNFHGTWENYRAAKARLFEMLRASVRKGLPKTSILNAEDPSYDYFRRIPADRYLSYAREKPADLTAEEVRFEPGRTRFIARTPVGAIPIETALVGEYNVSNILAAVGVGVALGLPPEAIAEGVRRLPGVPGRLERIDEGQDFIAIVDFAHTPNALEQALKTVRRMTSGRVIVVFGSAGLRDVQKRGMMGRVAGRLADRIVITAEDPRTEDLEAILEAIAEGVRAEGRVEGVDFWRIPDRAEAIRFAVDLAGPGDLVIACGKGHEPSLCYGTVEYPWDEREVMRAALRERLGKGRDLIRPWCYLRALQEKGSSG; this comes from the coding sequence GTGGCCCCTCAGACGCTCTCGCAGCTGCTTCAGACCCTTCCTTTCCCGTATCGTCATACCGGTGGCGATCCGCGGATTCAGGACGTGGTGACCGACTCTCGGCAGGTCCGGCCGGGGGCCCTTTTCGTGGCCTACCGCGGGTTGCAGCACGACAAGCACGCCTTCATCCCCGACGCCCTGGCCCGCGGGGCGGTGGCGGTGGTCGGGGAGCGGCCCCGGGAGACGCTCCCTCTCCCCGAGGATGTGGCCTACGTGGAGGTCCCCAGTGGACGGGAGGCGCTGGCCTGGCTCTGCGCCGCCTTCCACGACTTTCCCTCCCGTCGGTTGATCCTGATCGGCGTGACCGGGACCGACGGCAAGACCACCACCGTGAACTTGATTCACTCTATCCTCACCGCCGCCGGGGTCCGGGCGGGGATGATCAGCACCGTGAACGCCGTGATCGGGGATCGGGTCTATGAGACCGGTCTTCATACCACCACGCCCGAGGCCCCAGAAGTCCAGCGCTATCTCCGCGAGATGGTCGAGGCGGGCCTCACCCATGCCGTGCTGGAGACCACCTCCGAGGGCCTGGCCCAGCACCGGGTCACCGCCTGCGACTTCGACGTCGCCGTCCTCACCAACCTCACCCACGAGCACCTGAACTTCCACGGCACATGGGAGAACTACCGGGCCGCCAAGGCTCGCCTGTTCGAGATGCTCCGGGCTTCCGTCCGCAAAGGGCTCCCCAAGACCTCGATCCTGAACGCCGAGGATCCCTCTTACGATTACTTCCGGCGCATCCCGGCCGATCGCTACCTGAGCTACGCCCGGGAGAAGCCGGCTGACCTGACGGCCGAGGAGGTGCGCTTCGAGCCGGGCCGCACCCGCTTCATCGCCCGCACGCCGGTCGGCGCCATCCCCATCGAGACCGCCCTGGTGGGGGAATACAACGTCTCCAACATCCTGGCCGCCGTGGGGGTCGGCGTCGCCCTGGGGCTGCCGCCGGAGGCCATCGCCGAGGGCGTGCGGCGCCTCCCGGGCGTCCCGGGCCGGCTAGAACGGATCGACGAGGGGCAGGATTTCATCGCCATCGTGGATTTCGCCCACACGCCGAACGCCCTGGAGCAGGCCCTGAAGACCGTCCGGCGCATGACCTCGGGGCGGGTGATCGTGGTCTTCGGCAGCGCCGGGCTGCGGGATGTGCAGAAGCGGGGGATGATGGGCCGTGTGGCCGGACGGCTGGCGGACCGCATCGTGATCACCGCCGAGGACCCCCGGACGGAGGATCTGGAGGCCATCCTGGAGGCCATCGCCGAGGGCGTGCGGGCAGAAGGGCGCGTGGAGGGGGTGGATTTCTGGCGCATCCCGGACCGGGCCGAGGCCATCCGCTTCGCGGTGGACCTGGCGGGGCCGGGCGATCTGGTGATCGCCTGCGGCAAAGGCCACGAGCCCTCGCTGTGCTACGGGACCGTGGAGTATCCCTGGGATGAGCGGGAGGTCATGCGCGCCGCCCTGCGGGAGCGGCTGGGGAAGGGCCGCGACCTGATCCGGCCCTGGTGCTACCTCCGCGCCCTGCAGGAAAAGGGTTCCTCCGGCTGA
- the trmD gene encoding tRNA (guanosine(37)-N1)-methyltransferase TrmD, which translates to MRIDVVTLFPEYFESPLRVSILRRAQESGHVQIVIHSLRDFGIGRHRVTDDAPYGGGGGMVMRPEPIFDAVAHILAEVPEAERMQIPIILLDPAGRRFTQEVAWELAGHPRLVLICGHYEGVDERVREHLATDEISIGDFVLTGGEPAALVILDAVVRLVPGVLGDPEAPRHDSFAGSLLEHPHYTRPAVYRGWEVPEVLRSGHHQAIARWRRMQSLRRTWERRPDLLLRAALTEEERSWIARWEAERRALLAPLLGEGTVPGEPSARSPDEECR; encoded by the coding sequence GTGCGGATTGACGTCGTGACGTTGTTCCCAGAATACTTTGAGAGCCCCTTGCGGGTCAGCATCCTGAGGCGCGCTCAGGAGTCCGGACACGTTCAGATCGTGATCCACAGCTTGCGTGATTTCGGCATCGGACGGCATCGGGTGACCGATGACGCGCCTTACGGCGGGGGCGGCGGGATGGTCATGCGGCCGGAGCCGATCTTCGACGCCGTAGCGCACATCCTGGCGGAGGTCCCGGAGGCCGAGCGTATGCAGATCCCCATCATCCTCCTGGACCCGGCCGGGCGGCGCTTCACTCAGGAGGTGGCCTGGGAGCTGGCCGGCCATCCCCGTCTGGTGCTGATCTGCGGCCACTATGAGGGGGTGGATGAGCGGGTGCGGGAGCACTTGGCGACCGACGAGATCTCCATCGGGGACTTCGTCCTGACCGGCGGCGAGCCCGCCGCCCTGGTGATCCTCGACGCTGTGGTGCGCCTGGTGCCCGGCGTGCTGGGCGATCCGGAGGCCCCGCGGCACGACTCCTTCGCGGGGAGCCTCCTGGAGCATCCCCACTACACCCGCCCCGCCGTCTATCGGGGCTGGGAGGTCCCCGAGGTCCTGCGCTCCGGCCATCACCAGGCCATCGCCCGGTGGCGCCGGATGCAGTCCCTCCGGCGGACCTGGGAGCGCCGCCCGGATCTCCTCCTCCGGGCGGCCCTCACCGAAGAGGAACGGTCTTGGATCGCCCGCTGGGAGGCGGAGCGCCGTGCGCTCCTGGCCCCGCTGCTCGGGGAGGGGACGGTCCCTGGGGAGCCCTCCGCCCGCTCGCCGGATGAAGAGTGCCGTTGA
- a CDS encoding Lon protease family protein, whose protein sequence is MARSLPPEALRRTVDPNTLPLRSTEEHPPLAGLIGQPRAVAALEFGLDIPDQGFNIYVAGPPGVGRMTGVQMFLEARAKTQPTPPDWCYVYNFQDPSRPRALRLPPGRGRELQRDMQRLIEGVRREIPRVFESDEYNARREAILKEINQQREEILKRLNQRAMAQEMMVEVTPMGIAVIPLLGGRPITDQQFAALPPAMQELLRRRREAFEEEVKQALKEIRQLERAAQERLRRLNREVALFVVGGLMDDLFEKYRDLPEVIAYLQAVQEDIVENVDQFRSREEGAPGLPFPLPLPALGEMALRKYTVNVLVDNAEQQGAPVIIEWNPTFPNVFGRLEKESLLGVLHTDFTLIRAGALHRANGGYLVMPVEGVLVNPFVWEGLKRALRQRAVEIEEPGERMGLLTTRTLDPEPIPLHVKVILIGSPLLYHLLYLYDEEFSELFKVKADFDVEMPWDENGMQDYIALIGTLCRKEGLCHLDAGAVARVIEYGGRLAEDQTRLSTRFAEVADLVREASFWARKTGSPLVTADHVRQALEAKVYRSNLIEERIRQLIAEGTLLIDVEGAKVGQVNGLSVLDLGDYRFGRPNRITATVALGREGVIDIEREARLGGPIHTKGVLILSGYLASKYAQDKPLTLSARLVFEQSYSGVEGDSASCAELCALLSALADVPIRQGIAITGSINQKGELQAIGGVNEKIEGFYYTCKVKGLTGEQGVIIPEANVRNLMLREEVVEAVREGKFHIWAARTVDEAIEILTGIPAGERGPDGRYPEGTINARVDQRLREMAETLQRFGREERGERKAPEAREEGRGNAGGGNMSVE, encoded by the coding sequence ATGGCCCGTTCCCTTCCGCCGGAGGCCCTGCGCCGCACCGTGGATCCGAACACCCTGCCGCTGCGCTCCACCGAGGAGCATCCCCCCCTCGCCGGCCTGATCGGGCAGCCCCGGGCGGTGGCCGCCCTGGAGTTCGGGCTGGACATCCCGGACCAGGGTTTCAACATCTATGTGGCCGGTCCCCCCGGCGTCGGCCGCATGACCGGCGTCCAGATGTTCCTGGAGGCCCGGGCGAAAACCCAGCCCACGCCCCCCGACTGGTGCTACGTTTACAACTTCCAGGACCCCTCCCGGCCGCGGGCCCTGCGCCTGCCGCCCGGCCGGGGCCGGGAGCTGCAACGGGACATGCAGCGGCTCATCGAGGGGGTGCGCCGGGAGATCCCCCGCGTCTTCGAAAGCGATGAATACAACGCCCGCCGCGAGGCCATCCTCAAGGAGATCAACCAGCAGCGGGAGGAGATCCTCAAGCGGCTCAACCAGCGGGCCATGGCCCAGGAGATGATGGTGGAGGTCACCCCCATGGGCATCGCCGTGATCCCCCTCCTGGGCGGGCGGCCCATCACGGACCAGCAGTTCGCCGCCCTCCCCCCGGCCATGCAGGAGCTGCTCCGCCGCCGCCGGGAGGCTTTCGAGGAGGAGGTCAAACAGGCCCTCAAGGAGATCCGTCAGCTGGAGCGGGCCGCTCAGGAGCGGCTGCGCCGGCTGAACCGGGAGGTGGCCCTCTTCGTGGTCGGGGGGCTGATGGACGACCTCTTCGAGAAATACCGGGACCTCCCCGAGGTGATCGCCTACCTCCAGGCGGTGCAGGAGGACATCGTCGAGAACGTGGACCAGTTCCGGAGCCGCGAGGAGGGCGCCCCGGGGCTTCCCTTCCCCCTCCCCCTGCCGGCCCTCGGGGAGATGGCCCTGCGCAAATACACCGTGAACGTGCTGGTGGACAACGCCGAGCAGCAGGGGGCCCCGGTGATCATCGAGTGGAACCCCACCTTCCCCAACGTCTTCGGCCGCCTGGAGAAGGAGAGCCTGCTCGGGGTGCTGCACACCGACTTCACCCTGATCCGCGCCGGGGCGCTGCACCGGGCCAACGGAGGCTACCTGGTGATGCCCGTGGAGGGGGTTCTGGTCAACCCCTTCGTCTGGGAGGGCCTCAAGCGCGCCCTACGGCAGCGGGCCGTCGAGATCGAGGAGCCCGGGGAGCGCATGGGGTTGCTCACCACCCGCACCCTGGACCCCGAACCCATCCCCCTTCACGTGAAGGTCATCCTCATCGGCAGCCCGCTTCTCTACCACCTGCTGTATCTCTACGATGAGGAGTTCAGCGAGCTCTTCAAGGTGAAGGCCGACTTCGATGTCGAGATGCCGTGGGACGAAAACGGGATGCAGGATTACATTGCCCTCATCGGCACCCTTTGCCGCAAGGAGGGGCTATGCCATCTGGACGCCGGGGCGGTGGCCCGGGTGATCGAATACGGCGGGCGGCTGGCCGAGGACCAAACCCGCCTCTCCACGCGTTTCGCCGAGGTGGCGGACCTGGTGCGGGAGGCCAGCTTCTGGGCCCGCAAGACCGGCTCCCCCCTGGTGACCGCCGACCACGTCCGCCAGGCCCTGGAGGCCAAGGTCTATCGCTCCAACCTCATCGAGGAGCGCATCCGCCAGCTGATCGCCGAGGGCACCCTGCTCATCGACGTGGAGGGCGCGAAGGTGGGCCAGGTCAACGGCCTCTCGGTGCTGGACCTGGGGGACTATCGCTTCGGCCGGCCGAACCGCATCACCGCCACCGTCGCCCTGGGACGGGAGGGGGTGATCGACATCGAGCGGGAAGCCCGCCTGGGCGGCCCCATCCACACCAAGGGCGTCCTTATCCTCAGCGGCTACCTGGCCTCCAAATACGCCCAGGACAAGCCGCTGACCCTCTCCGCCCGCCTGGTCTTCGAGCAGTCCTATTCCGGGGTGGAGGGCGACAGCGCCTCCTGCGCGGAGCTGTGCGCCCTGCTTTCGGCCCTCGCTGACGTCCCCATCCGCCAGGGCATCGCCATCACCGGCTCCATCAACCAGAAGGGGGAGCTGCAGGCCATCGGGGGGGTGAACGAGAAGATCGAGGGCTTTTACTACACGTGCAAGGTCAAGGGGCTCACGGGGGAGCAGGGCGTGATCATCCCCGAGGCCAACGTCCGCAACCTGATGCTCCGGGAGGAGGTCGTCGAGGCGGTGCGGGAGGGGAAGTTCCACATCTGGGCCGCCCGCACCGTTGACGAGGCCATCGAGATCCTCACCGGCATCCCCGCGGGGGAGCGCGGGCCCGACGGCCGGTATCCGGAGGGGACGATCAACGCGCGGGTGGATCAGCGGCTCCGGGAGATGGCGGAGACCCTGCAGCGCTTCGGCCGTGAGGAGCGTGGGGAGCGCAAGGCCCCCGAGGCCCGCGAGGAGGGGCGGGGCAACGCCGGAGGCGGAAATATGTCCGTCGAATGA